A stretch of bacterium DNA encodes these proteins:
- a CDS encoding PEGA domain-containing protein, with amino-acid sequence MASESDQSRAVLRMSAIVGLVVLLAIAAARYFRAPGPVEVEGGEDSGSPYVIRSVPTRATVFVNNTEVGQTPYPYGEFDPGILRIRLEHSTLAPVETLLIISEDERRPVFPTFVFTVPVDLLSVPPGAQPVVDGHPLRPFERASFAVRATDTIEVAFELGNESTRPVLFNPIAGLLNDADSARWQWRPADGPEPARLTGIFAQGMRIASNPPGADIYLDEDPFPIGQTNGKFAIPYGVHTITLRLAPFEDYVAIISSGDGPPEPLVADLQRVVWLTAVDRDNPFTDLNAHIAWVKQDDRYVVNPDDRLVTPGGVTLAGFPSEVKFSCEGYADTTLIIPAAAGEVVAHLRKLPRREEQVAHARDEEMAWVRFVVKQSRRVGVAGAEIFGMDKDTGRIVRFGPTDADGILTTRVPIGDYDWWATREGYVAGKPNGERIKPSRKTKEITLKVKPL; translated from the coding sequence GTGGCTTCGGAATCGGATCAATCACGCGCGGTGTTGCGGATGTCGGCCATTGTCGGCCTGGTTGTTCTGTTGGCCATAGCCGCCGCCCGCTACTTCCGCGCGCCCGGCCCGGTAGAGGTGGAGGGCGGGGAAGACAGCGGGTCCCCGTATGTCATTCGCAGTGTTCCCACGCGCGCCACGGTGTTTGTGAACAACACCGAGGTGGGACAGACGCCCTACCCGTATGGCGAGTTCGACCCCGGCATTCTGCGGATTCGTCTGGAGCATTCGACCCTGGCACCGGTGGAAACGTTGCTGATCATCTCGGAGGATGAGCGGCGTCCGGTGTTTCCGACGTTTGTTTTCACCGTGCCGGTTGATCTCCTGTCGGTGCCGCCGGGGGCGCAGCCGGTGGTGGACGGGCATCCGCTGCGCCCGTTTGAACGGGCCAGTTTCGCAGTGCGCGCGACCGATACCATCGAGGTGGCCTTCGAACTGGGCAATGAGTCGACGCGGCCGGTCCTGTTCAACCCGATTGCCGGACTCCTGAACGATGCCGACAGCGCGCGGTGGCAGTGGCGCCCGGCCGATGGCCCGGAGCCGGCGCGGCTGACCGGCATCTTCGCGCAGGGGATGCGTATCGCCTCCAATCCGCCGGGGGCGGACATCTATCTCGATGAGGACCCGTTTCCCATCGGGCAGACCAACGGCAAGTTCGCCATTCCCTATGGCGTGCACACGATCACTCTGCGTCTGGCGCCGTTTGAAGATTACGTCGCCATCATCTCCTCCGGCGATGGCCCCCCTGAGCCGTTGGTGGCGGATCTGCAGCGTGTGGTCTGGCTGACGGCCGTCGATCGCGACAATCCCTTCACCGATCTCAACGCGCATATCGCCTGGGTGAAGCAGGATGACCGCTACGTCGTCAACCCCGATGACCGTCTCGTCACGCCGGGCGGTGTCACGCTGGCCGGGTTTCCCTCGGAAGTGAAGTTCTCCTGCGAGGGGTATGCCGACACGACCCTTATCATTCCCGCCGCGGCTGGCGAGGTGGTGGCGCATCTGCGCAAGCTGCCGCGCCGCGAGGAGCAGGTGGCGCATGCCAGGGATGAGGAAATGGCCTGGGTCCGCTTTGTCGTCAAGCAGAGCCGCCGGGTCGGTGTCGCCGGCGCCGAGATTTTCGGCATGGACAAGGACACGGGACGGATCGTCCGCTTCGGTCCGACCGATGCCGACGGCATTCTCACCACGCGCGTGCCGATCGGCGACTATGATTGGTGGGCAACGCGCGAGGGGTATGTTGCCGGCAAGCCCAACGGCGAACGGATCAAGCCCAGCCGCAAGACCAAGGAAATTACCCTCAAGGTAAAGCCGCTGTAG
- a CDS encoding tandem-95 repeat protein, producing MFRLGPHGGGRHVLRLLTVALTVGLAVHGRLSAEPETSLLIMINEVYTNSDGTKQFIELIALSEGQTNLAPTHVEAISGTAAETTMVHDFATSFPQLNNNETILLATAAVVSELGFNADRVIPDNAISLVDGRIVFDEDVGSIIDAVAYGAYTGNNTGFGAPAPALPTSGSLSLTRIRYSFVTPNNSTDFVWAVNSPKRNDGASGTLQGDPFPPVLAPIGPKSTDEGQNLNFAVSASDENGTSPSLSAIGAPPGASFVDHLNGSGTFNWTPNYLQAVIDTVLFIASDGTLADSEYVEITVNEVTDPPTARDSLATGSEDTPFLAQLQAYDPDADTLIYIIQSGPFRGQVSDFDTLTGAFTYTPNADLSGNDSLTFRVFDRHAYSGFAKWRVTIAPVNDPPVAADVVASTVRNYSVSIGTMPVTDIDDAVWTVAHVAGPYNGVVSNFQADDGSFTYTPALDFVGADSIIYRAADLADTSAHAVIRLTVFPECGCPCPGDPICDGVRSNVQDVVTTIGVAFRGTAPVTDPGCLRERTDVNCTGTTDVLDVVKVVGVAFRGQSAAVEYCNPCAP from the coding sequence ATGTTTCGCCTTGGTCCGCATGGAGGCGGCCGACACGTTCTGCGCCTGCTCACCGTGGCGCTCACCGTCGGGCTCGCCGTACATGGCCGACTCTCGGCCGAGCCGGAAACCTCGCTGTTGATCATGATCAACGAGGTCTACACCAACAGCGACGGCACCAAGCAGTTCATCGAACTGATCGCCCTCTCCGAAGGCCAGACCAACCTTGCGCCCACGCACGTGGAGGCCATCAGCGGCACCGCCGCCGAAACGACGATGGTCCACGATTTCGCGACCTCCTTCCCGCAGCTGAACAACAATGAGACAATCCTGCTGGCCACCGCGGCGGTGGTCAGTGAGCTGGGCTTCAACGCCGACCGTGTGATCCCCGACAATGCGATCTCGCTGGTCGACGGCAGGATCGTCTTCGATGAGGATGTCGGGTCGATCATCGACGCGGTGGCCTATGGCGCCTACACCGGCAACAACACCGGCTTCGGCGCTCCCGCGCCGGCGCTGCCCACCAGCGGCTCGCTGTCGCTGACACGCATCCGCTACAGCTTTGTCACGCCCAACAATTCCACCGACTTCGTGTGGGCGGTCAACTCGCCCAAACGCAACGACGGCGCCTCGGGCACGTTGCAGGGCGATCCGTTTCCTCCGGTGCTGGCGCCCATCGGCCCGAAGAGCACCGACGAGGGGCAGAATCTGAACTTTGCCGTGTCCGCCAGCGACGAGAATGGCACCTCGCCGTCGCTGTCGGCCATCGGCGCGCCCCCCGGCGCCAGTTTTGTCGACCATCTCAACGGCTCCGGCACGTTCAACTGGACGCCGAATTACCTGCAGGCGGTCATCGACACCGTCCTGTTTATCGCGTCCGATGGCACGCTGGCCGACTCTGAGTACGTGGAGATCACCGTCAACGAGGTCACCGATCCACCGACCGCGCGCGATTCACTGGCAACCGGATCGGAGGACACGCCCTTCCTCGCGCAATTGCAGGCGTATGATCCGGACGCCGACACCTTGATCTACATCATTCAATCCGGCCCCTTCCGTGGGCAGGTGTCTGATTTCGACACATTGACCGGCGCCTTCACGTACACGCCGAATGCCGATCTGTCGGGCAATGACTCGCTCACCTTCCGTGTCTTCGACCGCCATGCCTACTCCGGTTTCGCCAAGTGGCGGGTGACCATTGCCCCGGTCAACGATCCCCCCGTCGCCGCCGACGTCGTCGCCAGCACCGTCAGGAACTACTCGGTCAGCATCGGCACGATGCCGGTCACCGACATCGACGATGCCGTCTGGACGGTGGCGCATGTCGCCGGCCCGTATAACGGCGTTGTCTCCAACTTCCAGGCCGACGATGGCTCGTTCACCTACACTCCGGCGCTCGACTTTGTCGGCGCGGATTCGATTATCTACCGTGCTGCCGACCTGGCCGACACATCGGCGCATGCGGTCATTCGCCTCACGGTGTTCCCCGAATGCGGCTGCCCCTGTCCCGGCGATCCGATCTGCGACGGGGTCCGCTCCAATGTCCAGGATGTGGTCACCACCATCGGCGTGGCTTTCCGCGGCACCGCGCCCGTGACCGACCCCGGCTGCCTGCGCGAGCGCACTGATGTTAACTGCACCGGCACCACCGATGTGCTCGATGTGGTCAAGGTGGTCGGTGTGGCCTTCCGGGGGCAGAGCGCCGCGGTTGAGTACTGCAATCCCTGCGCGCCATAG